In Oreochromis niloticus isolate F11D_XX linkage group LG22, O_niloticus_UMD_NMBU, whole genome shotgun sequence, the sequence aataatgaaatgatcAACAATCTTCTCTGCTCGTTACTTGTGTAGGTGACGGTGTGTATATTTGTCTATAGGGTGCTGTGTTTGTTGACGGGGTCTCTGGATTCAGTCCCTCTGAGAGTCCATAGATGTCGCCCGGAGCTGTAAAGTCCAAAACACACTGTTACTCACACTGCTGTTAGAGTTGCTTTTATATGCAACACAATTAATACAGAGTAAATAAGAAAAATAGTTTACTTACTTtgttccctttttctttctggAAATAGAAAGGGAAGAAATATTTCAGAATGCCAGagaaattctgttttgcagtttgtatCAGATTATTAGCTCAGCTCATCTGAATATCTCACCTCTCTTCTTTTTGCAAACACAAAATCCAATGatgatgaaaacaacagaaacaaccaCAGCAGGAATGATCATCATGTGCAAGGACCTTTCTGCtcagtcaaaacaaacaaaccagataAAATGTGTATAAGAAGCAGGTTAGAGTAGAagtacatccatccatcctgtaGCATTATTCTAGTTCTAATATAAATCCCATAATGGTGAGGGGAAGTAAATAATCTCTCAGACTCATATACCATGACATATTTCAGTTCAGCAGAGCGGACACACTAAAATTATGTGGCTGACTTTTAACACCTATTATGTTCCCTGATTGAAAGcccaaaaataaataaccaaTGGTTTTATGGATTAGAGACACTGTTGAATTTTGAAATTTATTTAGATTCAGCTTGAGgcccaaacaaaaacaggataaaacatTCAAACACCACAATAACAAGAATCCAGAGTACAAGCAAACAAAACGAATCAAATGATTTTCCCTCACCTTTTGTAATGTTTTCAACCCAGTTGGTTCTGATCAATGTTTTAGTCAGGCTGGTGATGATGTTGTCTTCACCATCAGAGAGCTGAAACACACACTCGTATCTTCTCCAGTCTTCAGGTGTGACGGATGAAACATTCAGATCAACACTCATCTGGAAGGTCTCATCATTGTTGGGGAGGATCTCTCCAGGATCCACACCCTCATGAAGCTCCTCTCCATCTTTCCTCCAGAACATCAGACCTCTGTCAGGATAAAAACCTGTAGCCTGGCAGCTGACTGGAGAGGAGGGAGTCTTCTGGAGGAGAGACACTGAGGGAAGAACTGgggctgggggggggggcatggAGAATATGGAATAACATGggaaagtaaaaacagaaaaggaaagaggAATAAAGGTGGAGGTATTGAATCGGGACATATGAAGAAAATATCTGCCCGAAATCAgtctcataaaaataaaatttaaagtgTATCAGGTCATGTGATTCTACCTGATTTCTGTAAGGGGCTTTTTGCACTGTCCACATACATCTTCAGCCACTCTGGACAAATCTGAGTGAGGAAGTTTTCATTGTGTTTAGTTCGAACTCTGTCAGCATCCCATTCCTGTTTAATAATGTCAGCCTCTGGTTTCAGTGCGATCCATGTCAGTGTCTCCAGATTGAATTCAAGAAAGTCTTCTCCGTTATAACCAAAGTGTACTAAGCCAGTCACCTCACCAGTGTTTTCATCATGTTCACAGCCGCCTATCCTCTGTACAACATGGACACctgaagagacagacagaaaacagcGATCATAAAGAGCTGTTATATATTGCACCTTGTGTTAAGCACTGCTATTTTCAAAGGTTTGAGTTGTGCTCATAATTCAAGTCCAATAATTAGatgatcatcatcatttttattaGCACGAACTAACTGCACTCAAAAAAATGGTTGTTACATGTACAAGATTCAAACTTGTAATTTGAactaaataatttcatgtttctatggtgaacgtaattaaatcatgtagcatctgcatgaaattcagcagcttaatttgttcttgttgagatgacgtcatacaatctagtaagagatGTTCGTTGCCTGGACTCACGACATTCCCATGATCACATtagatgtcaaactgcaggaaaatcgcTGGAGTTttaagaggcagacaactacacccacaccacgtgtatgctatcACTATTTaatgtggtttaacctgtcaaggacaaaaacgtgCAGAAACTTCTGCATCAACCCTTgtaatcatagctttcctagtTTTGCTAAGCCTGGATTGAGAGCTTGGTGGTGTGATGGTtagtactgttgcctcacagtaagAAATCCACAATCTGGCTGGTTTGCAGTGTGTAAAtagagttaggttaattggtgattctaaattacccatgaatgtaagtgcaaatggttgtttgtctctatgaAATCATCAACCCCCATATTGGTTCATTAAGCAAGACTAGCA encodes:
- the LOC109196371 gene encoding major histocompatibility complex class I-related gene protein-like, with translation MKLCLLLIFCRSLFAVKHSLKYFVTGSSGVPNIPEFMGVVVFNGIQAGYCDSNNMTLKPKQDWAKKILQTSPQHKEWYNHMCFKEQPNFFKNMISNLKQFTKSEGVHVVQRIGGCEHDENTGEVTGLVHFGYNGEDFLEFNLETLTWIALKPEADIIKQEWDADRVRTKHNENFLTQICPEWLKMYVDSAKSPLQKSVLPSVSLLQKTPSSPVSCQATGFYPDRGLMFWRKDGEELHEGVDPGEILPNNDETFQMSVDLNVSSVTPEDWRRYECVFQLSDENSSSLSVSPPEVFVLSSQLPRYRFLPSKSRDVLEERWRGDS